The following DNA comes from Anopheles coustani chromosome 2, idAnoCousDA_361_x.2, whole genome shotgun sequence.
TAGAAGATTGCTCATTGCTCAGGTGTAATTTTCGATCTTCTGCCATACTTACGCAAGGGCGCCTCCTTGAAGTAGGTGCTCGAAAGGCATTCATCTGCGGTGGCACGATTCTTCGGGTTGTACATGAAAAGGTAGTTTAACAAGCGGAACCCGGCCGAAGAGAGGAACGGAAATTTACTCTTCAAATTATTGTACGGCTGCATTTTGAGGGTGAAATTTTGAACCATTGGCAGCTTGGCGTAGTCTGGCCAAATGCTTTCCGTTGGGGTACCAAGGAGGTTGATGATCAGCTCAATCTGAGAAATTTCACTCAATCCTGGCAGCAGGGGCTTATGTATTAACAGCTCTCCAAGAATGCATCCCGTTGCCCACATATCCACGGCGGTGGTTTGCGTTTTGGCACCGAATAACAGCTCCGGGGGTCGATACCATAACGTTACCAGTCCGGGAGTCATCGGTTTGTCCGAGTCGCTGACATATCGGGCTAAACCAAAGTCTGCTATTTTCAGGCAGCCCTTGTCGGTGAGCAGCAAATTCGAAACCTTCAGGTCCCGGTGTATGATGTAGTTTGAATGTAGATATTTCAATCCTTTTAGAAGCTGTATAATAATACATTTCACTTGTGATTCGGTGAACGGCGAGTCCATATTATCCAGCAGCGAAGCTAAATCCTGTTCGCAGAATTCCATCACTAGAAAAATACTCTCCAAACTGTTCCCCACTACGACCTCTTTCAACTGAACtacattttcatgtttgcagTTTTTTAGAATCTGTATCTCGCGTAGTCCACTGACCGGGAATCCATCTTTGAATATGTCCTGATCAATGCGTACTTTCTTGAGAGCGACTGTTTCGTTTGAAACCGTATCACGAGCACGAACTGAAATCAATGGAGAGCATCAGTGGTTACAATTGTGTTACTGTTTTCTGGAtctaaaacatacaaacaatcCCATAAGTCCCTTCACCGACACGGTTGCATTTTTGAAACGAAGATACATAGCGACATTTGCCAAACTGCAAGTGAGATATCAGTAAATAGTACCTAATATCGCTGGATTGATAAATTTGCTCTTACCACATCTTTTGGTGGAATTTCGGTGAACTCCTTCGTACGGAAATTCATCAGCGAACCTTTGCGCTGAACTGGACGGCTTGGGTCGCGAAAATCGGTATAGTCTGCGAAATGATTAACGTATAACAGCTGGATTATGATACTGCAACTTATAAATCAGGCAATTAAGCTGAAACTAACCTGATGGCATGAtcaaaattggaaaatatatCTACTGTTTCGGTGGGTTATTGTATTGTTGATTGTTTACGCTTTTCCCGGCTTTCTGGAATAAACAACTTGTTTTGACATTTTGCATCAGGCTGTAGGCTGCGTGCTGTATACTAGTGATGGGTAAATTCGATGGCTCCGACGGCTAAGGTGGCTCCGACGGCTAAGGTGGCTCCGACGACTGCGGTGGCTCCGAATGACTCCGGACGACTCCAGACGGAACC
Coding sequences within:
- the LOC131263600 gene encoding cyclin-dependent kinase 10 — translated: MPSDYTDFRDPSRPVQRKGSLMNFRTKEFTEIPPKDVFGKCRYVSSFQKCNRVGEGTYGIVFRARDTVSNETVALKKVRIDQDIFKDGFPVSGLREIQILKNCKHENVVQLKEVVVGNSLESIFLVMEFCEQDLASLLDNMDSPFTESQVKCIIIQLLKGLKYLHSNYIIHRDLKVSNLLLTDKGCLKIADFGLARYVSDSDKPMTPGLVTLWYRPPELLFGAKTQTTAVDMWATGCILGELLIHKPLLPGLSEISQIELIINLLGTPTESIWPDYAKLPMVQNFTLKMQPYNNLKSKFPFLSSAGFRLLNYLFMYNPKNRATADECLSSTYFKEAPLPCDPKLMPTFPHHRDLKKTSVGNTGDHSKRTSSSTHSRASIDGGHVPTISDLLGSLIKKRRVD